Within Dermatophagoides farinae isolate YC_2012a chromosome 8, ASM2471394v1, whole genome shotgun sequence, the genomic segment ATTGACATCAGCCCAGGGTCAGTATATCATAAtaagatgattttttttttctctgaacacttttttggtttcaaatggcaaattttttattccaatgaatttgtttaattttttattatgaacattcattcattcattcatttattcatttttcaactCTTTTTTTGTCGGATTCTTCTTCCATCCaaacatgatttttttttttgtattttaatATGCAATTCTaatttattccattttcatttccatcataaccatataattttttttttctctctctctcattcaccaaaaaaaaaaaaaaaaacgacgagcaaatcatttttctcttgtttgttgttgttgatgatgaaaaaaaagttgtttttcatcaacaaaaaaaaagcaatggccatgtttttttattattattattatttatcatcatcattattattattattattcatgtagaaaaaaagtggatTTATGCTCTTTTTTTGCAATGATGCTCATTGAAATGTATTTCTCATTAATAgcttgaaaattatcatcatcgtcatcatcttcaCATCACATTTATTGCatacaaattttatttattgtcgacgttgttgttgttgttgttgttgttgtttatttccATCTAAATATTCTTATCCAGTTGACAAATAACTATCAAAAGTAGTGAAAGTAAAATTCCTGCTAATagaataatgttgatgaaatttccttttttttttggttctcctccttgttgttgtgaattcCAAGTCAAAATCAGGCCACATGATTTTTACCGTTGAATTTAAAggccatatttttttatttgttcattatgaaaaaagtttttttttcattcataaaattttatcacacacacacacacataataccacagagagaaaaaataaaaataaaaataaaaaaacacgGCTGCCATTTCGAATTTTGTTCGCtataaaaatggcaaatggtgttggaaaatgaaattaaattcaattgaatcgaatcatatataattttctttACCAAAAATTAACCAAAGGGTTAGTTTGATGCTTGGTTGAACATGAAAATAGCAAAATAAAttataccaaaaaaaaaaaaaaaaaaaaaaaaaaacagcaaacaCCCAAataaagtgatgatgattcttgaaattttttttttcacttggcTTTCCATTGTGGCAAaccgaaaaatgaaaacattttttctcatctgtatttttgtgattgtggaattttttttttttttgaaattttgttcatcttaATGTTTCCAATTGTTtatatttatgtgtgtgCCAGTATGTCTCTATCTTTCTTTTTAGCCtagtttttttatgtttattttcatttttatttcttcgttcaacatttatttatcattattatcgttgttgttcaatataaaaccggaaaaaaatcgaactaGAATCAAATTGAGAATATATAccccaaagaaaaaaaaacagaacgaCCATATGTCATAGAATCAAATGTCATACGACTACCGGCTGTTACAATAtggaatttcaattcaattgaaacattCTTTTCTCTATGtctgtgtgcgtgtgtgttcatttagctttttggttatttcatcgaaataaattgattaggaatttgttgttttcttatagattttctttccattccATAACTATTCATTTGTGTGCAGCAGTTTTTCTTGAAACCTGTATCTACACTActatacatcatcatcattgtttatttattgccataaattcaattattatcatcatttttttctccccaTTTCTTTATACATGTAACTACAATTTGTATGAATTCATaaacattgtcatcatatttacagtggggaaaaaaaagtggttttttttttgtccttaGAAAATGGATTTACTACCATTTCCGGACACAATAATGTCAATGATGTAAATGtcatatttcattcatttattgaacaTAAAAtatgatacaaaaaaaaaaaaacaagacaagaCAAGACAAAAATATCTGGAACAGAACAGCacgaaacaagaaaaagatttattCTCATTGCATTTTATTCTTCATACACGATGGTttcttggaattttttttttatccaaaacaaaaaaaaataccttggtttttttaaaaaaaagtggaatgaagaaaaatgcTTAGTCATctattatgaaattttttttttaaaaaaaacaaacatcgTGAGCAGTTACAACGTTGAATTAATTtcctttatttttattttttttttttttttgactcagcttgaattatttttaccCTTTATGAAATGgtagtttgtttgtttgttgtcgcCAAAATTATCTTTAAATCCGATTTGCTAggttgtcattattattataattactgataaaaaaaaaaccttgaaataaattgaaaaaaaaattaaattcacgAATTGTTATCTTGTCATTTGCAGTGAATAAccgtttttttcatcatacacacacacacacacacacacatgaatggCGATGTGTcactgtattttttttttttttttgtatatatataatatcattgaatattctgatttttttttattctgctgttatttgatgttgatgttgtgtGTATTGATGTTGTATCTTATCGTTATGTTTTCAGCAATACATTTTACCTAAATATATACTCATTATTAATCAGTCTAACATGTTATTcgtatataaaaaaaaattattcacatATAAAACCAAATAGaatgaaattatcaacaGCTTTAAATTGACTGATGATGACTGACTGTAATTGGATCCAGATTGGTTTGATAACTTtctaatcatttcattccttTTACATTAATATTCTatcacatacatacaatcCATAATTAATAATGTATGCAATTTGTGGAACATTGGAATATATGGTTCTCAAGAATCTTGATAATGTATCTTACATTATggcctcttttttttcttcttgaatAATCAAAAGATTCAAAATGACAAGCTCATGATTTttcggcattttttttttatttgcatgaatcttgaatttgattatcatcgttgtttttttttttttttttggttccaaaTTTCATGTTTCATGTTCGTGTATGCttgtatacacacacacacacacacacacacacacacacacacacacacacacacagcacaCATGGAACAAATCAAGTTAATAATTTATGAGGAAAAATCTACTGAAATGTGGATTCTATGATTTCCTATATGGCTGTGAATATTTTATCactataatcaaaaaaaaaaaaaaattcaattttgaataattttccttcacatcatcatcatcatcatcatcatcatcatcatcatcatcatcatcatcataattattgaacaaatttgatttccatttatttcccacaaaaaaaaatcaattataatgtttcatttgtgtCTATTTCCATATAGATTTTGGTTGATCTGTCGATCGGATATCTGTTAGtgtcagcagcagcagcagacatttatatatttattcatttagtCAGGCCAATCAATTCCATCTAAGCTGTCATATAATATAAAGCTGTCTGTGTGATTTCTGTTtgatctctctctctctctctctctctctctctctctagcTCTCTCTCGgtatttattattctgttcatttcattcaaaacaatcaaaataaaaattgtttcaaaaaaaaataaaacaataattcttcatcaataatgtttttaCGTCacaaattcttgttgttgttgttgttttttttttgttgtaaccTAACTGCCAATTGTAGTGATCATTATCAAGCAAGAATCGTGAACATACATTATTAGTTGCTGtgttcatttaaaaaaattctctgtgtgtgtgcgtgtgtttgtgtgtgattcTAATTTTAACTCGAAGCTTTTCATGattattctgttgtttttgtttttgttttttttgtggatcaatcaattgtttgtttgaccttttttttattatatttctCTTGATAAACACTTCAATATACTACAGTGGGTGTACTTGAATATTCTGATTACGATTATTTGGACTTGgcaccaaaaaataaaaaatttgttttttttttagtttcaaAATTCTTGACCTTTTCCAATggagagaacaaaaaaaaatgaagaatgtAGAACcaacagatgatgatgattttttttttttggctggctgtcaaataaattgataaatcattatgattgatgaaattgatgaaatttcaactggatattgaaacattttttgtttttgttcttaGAGTAGAGTGTCcgctgtattttttttttttggatattgtttttgtatgcATATGATTATTGATCGTTTTTGCCAATCATCactattcgatgatgattgttgttgttgttgatgtgtgtgtgtgtgtgtgttttttttaaacatttttcaacatAATTCATTGTTCACAGAATCACTGTTGTTATTcgtttttattcgtttttttttctctcacatcgtttgttgttgatgatgaaagttgtaagaatttttttctttttcttttttccaaGTGAGTGACGGATGTAAGCaaacaatacacacacacacacacacacaaacaaaatttacacAACTTCCTCATGTGTATAAATGTGatataattcaattcgattcttgttgttgttgttgtttcgatttttagctgttattttttttcatgtttttttcccaagcatcattgttttcaattacttgttttgttttgttttgttttgttttttccatccattcagcttttattgttttcatttttttttctgtttttgtttgtttgtttttagttccatttttcattctttttcttttgtataaatgaatcaatcatttgagATCTTATGGTGTTGAAAATGTCATGATCAAATTCTATTATGTttgtatataaaaaataatctaAAAGATTaagattcatttcattatctcAAGCCAtgccaaaccaaaaaaaaaaaaaaaatcaaccacCTACTCATTCACATGACTTGTATGTATGTGCGTATATCTGTATTTGTCgtcatcaattattattattattagaattaACGTAGTTGATCCAGATTTTcaccaaagaaaaatcaacttTAGaactctttttttgtttttgtttgatcacATTCGAATTTGGATAGTTTAGAATGtgttcgtgtgtgtatgtcatttttttcgattctcaAAACGATATTCAATCGATATTcacaatcgattgttgtttacTTTTGAAagttatttgaatttgaaaatcatttgtatatttgtattcattttttttttgttgctgttgttgttgtttacttTTATTCTAGGAAAaagataaattcaattcaatcaatggtgataattgtttggaatattttgatcaaaattctattgaaaatatttccaataatcataaacaaacaaatattgaagaaaatcgttcattgtcattgaaaGCAACAACAGTAGTAACTTCcgcatcatcaacaacatcacaAACTAATAATACTATTATTGTGgatcaaatacaaaattgtcagccacaacaacaaaaacaagaatctGGTTCAATATTGGAACAAGAACAACTAGTTCAATCGAATAgtaaaacaaattattattgttctgAATTGATTACATTATCAAAtcagaaaataaatgaaaatcatatgACAACAGATGTGAATTGTACAACAACAGccgataaaaataatatggaaacaatgatgacaatgatgatggcaaataataataataataataataacaatctcaataataacattaacaataataatgatgttgatccttttgaagatgatgatggaattattgatgattcaagacaaattgttgataatcaaacatcatcagcCAGACAATCGGAAGATAGATCCGGTGGTTCCGGTAATACTGGTAAAACAAAACCGGATAGCTGTAGTAGTTATAGTAgtttaaataatgatgaaatgaatagtgcaacatcattatatagTCAAGAAAGTGCAATCGATACACGTATAACACGTGCAACGGCATCAACTAGACCTGTGAATATGAATTATCAACGTAAATATTCATTGGCTGTACCTGGTGAACCAAGATATATTCATCGTCGTGAATCAGGTTCACGATCACCATTAAATTCAAGTTGTGGTGGTCTTAGTCCATCCGAACTAAGTACACCAAGTCCTAGTTGTAGTAATAGTATGTAAGTATTTTTCgtacggttttttttattccatttgataaatgatgttattttgtttaatttatttttttcttggaaaaaaaatgaaaaattatagaAATGAAGATCATTCTTCATTAAGTAGCCATTCGATACATTCTAAACATTGTACATTATCGGTGGATGAATTATTCCTgaaatcatcacatcatcaacaaacggCAGCAACATTGTTACAAGCAGCTGCAGCGGCAGCTGCAGCCGGTATTGGTGTCGGTGTAGGTAcaccagatgatgatgatgatgatgacgatgatgatgatgatggagaagAAGGCATCTATGAAGATCTAATCCAAATGGAttcagataataataacaataaaaatgataatggatgTAGTAGTAATGTTGGTTGTAGTGgcggaaatgaaaatgtagtTAGTAATAAAAAGAACAAACATTCACGATTAATCGATGAATTATGTCGTAATCTTATAcatttaaaaacaacaacaacaacaacaacaacaatggctaCATCATTGGATAATTGTAGTGATATTCGTAAATCGAAttccaattcaaattcaacaataaaatcaataatatcgAATAAAGACAATGAACAATCGGACAAAGCTAACAATGATTCAaccaataatgatattgatgatcatacaaatgtcaataataataataataataataatcgacatcatcatcgtgaatCGATAGCAACGACAActataacaacaaatatgAAGAAACCAAAACAACGTAAAAAGTATGTAGAAATATTTTACTTTATTCTGGCATTTAtttccatgaaaaaaaaaccatgaaaaacacaatcattcatcaatttttgtttttcatattcatatagTAGTATGACGGCCATAATAgcatcgttattattaccaGATTCTTTGTGTCAAAAACTTGGTGCATCATTAAATACCGATCGTTCTTTTGTAAGTTTCATTtaatatatatcgataaatacaaatatacaatacaatataattaataaaatgaacaataagaaaataatgaataagaATTTTGCCATTggcctttttttctgtgccaataataattctgtttgttatttgttattattgttgtcataTTTTTACCACTAAAATATAttcgattgtttgtttgtttgttttttttttcgtttcccAATTCTATATAGGAATCACATCGTTCCAATTCAAATAGTCGCAATAATGtaacatcaaatgatgaccaaTTTAATagtgatcaacaacaatcaacaaccgcaacaacagcaacgacaaattcaacgaaaaataaaaccactcatacaaatgaatgttcatcaacatcatcatcatcaaaatatcgatcaaataatgataataatgttggcAAATCGATAAATACAAATCGTAAACGTAAAGGTTCTATAGCTCAAATTACTTCCGCATCGGCAACACGTCTTGTACGATTATTGCGACGTACACATAGTGCTGGTGCAAGTAAAGATGTACCATCATATGCATTATTTCTTGCTCATGAACCACCAAATGAACATAATAAtgtatcatcaatgtttgcggcttcaacaaaatcatctggccataatcattcatcacattatagtagtagtagtagtagtagtaaaaataaatcaaaatcacgGGTAagtcaaacttttttttccggttTTGTATTACTATCcgtttattttatcatcatcatcatcatcattattgttcatcaaacaaacatgaatAAACCCTATATGttaagaacaaaaaaaaaattaattaagtTGAAGTTCATTGgaacaaaacttttttgtgtttgtctgctttttgttttttttttttgtttggcctTATATCCGTTAATCATTCACATGGTGATGTTTGTcatggaaatttttccattttttttgtttttttggcaggatccttttttttcttgttcatggatccgaatcaatcaatcaaataaatgttCATCTTGATGCTGCCcgaacaaaatttcatttttttttttttttttggttagttTGGTCTGGTTTTATTCTGACTTCAATGaagattgatcatcattgtctgtgttcaaaaaaaaggccaattgatttttgagaaaatgaaaataaaaacttttctCGTAATCCAAAAAGGTCTTCGAACTTTTTTCAGGTTTATTATGAtatttgttcttttttttcaaggtTAGATTATTGAGTTTCTtgctaaaattttttaattttgttatgaaaattattattctcattaAATTTCACAAGACAAGAGTCCATGAATTGTATGATTCCTATCACACTATTCATT encodes:
- the LOC124495695 gene encoding uncharacterized protein LOC124495695, with amino-acid sequence MITKIQQGSRMVTMKNLSLQIPNPNYDNYSDDDDDDTDDIDDEDNDDDDDDEYDYDDDSDYSEDDGSISIDENANQSNMIDGCNKNNVHQQQQQQQQKQKQRIKQQNYDDDNNNNYQNIDNKKCKRKSFEIKNLWFYLRHHKNHSSNCITPSSLSSSAIQIVTQQQQQQQQSLSSSLSAIRPNLVKLFNRNYAKNINSNQKQQQQQQQQQQFRNSSIPETVFLGSLRSLSFSINNQQQIKHSRYSVPTIIQKDKAQKSWERMMRMKNDEKRNKRKSSRLLLSSTSSVQQQQQQQQKQKQKNNVINTNNNNNNNHHNNKTNVVVIIDESSPTKILCIDSMESITKLSDSIQQKQSSTEQNQTFKEKDKFNSINGDNCLEYFDQNSIENISNNHKQTNIEENRSLSLKATTVVTSASSTTSQTNNTIIVDQIQNCQPQQQKQESGSILEQEQLVQSNSKTNYYCSELITLSNQKINENHMTTDVNCTTTADKNNMETMMTMMMANNNNNNNNNLNNNINNNNDVDPFEDDDGIIDDSRQIVDNQTSSARQSEDRSGGSGNTGKTKPDSCSSYSSLNNDEMNSATSLYSQESAIDTRITRATASTRPVNMNYQRKYSLAVPGEPRYIHRRESGSRSPLNSSCGGLSPSELSTPSPSCSNSINEDHSSLSSHSIHSKHCTLSVDELFLKSSHHQQTAATLLQAAAAAAAAGIGVGVGTPDDDDDDDDDDDDGEEGIYEDLIQMDSDNNNNKNDNGCSSNVGCSGGNENVVSNKKNKHSRLIDELCRNLIHLKTTTTTTTTMATSLDNCSDIRKSNSNSNSTIKSIISNKDNEQSDKANNDSTNNDIDDHTNVNNNNNNNNRHHHRESIATTTITTNMKKPKQRKNSMTAIIASLLLPDSLCQKLGASLNTDRSFESHRSNSNSRNNVTSNDDQFNSDQQQSTTATTATTNSTKNKTTHTNECSSTSSSSKYRSNNDNNVGKSINTNRKRKGSIAQITSASATRLVRLLRRTHSAGASKDVPSYALFLAHEPPNEHNNVSSMFAASTKSSGHNHSSHYSSSSSSSKNKSKSRSKKRRLKDKSTKNRPSSSSPGNNGNDEQDHSRHSRHHYYHHHHHHQHDQHDAMSGSGSGGLEDMKQRLRFLSRRHTDSSLHASTVRPSRDEVEKWSKSFRDLMANRYGSALFRAFLCREFSDENIEFWLACEEYRKIRSSKLRHRAKKIFDNYVAVGSPREVNLDHQLRMDVQKNLTTPSKFTFDEAQKKIQSLLESDSYVRFLQSDLYTDLVVSELKRSTTANNHNNSDNNHDDDDHDHDHHDDCDNKLKKNCKNFKETSASNSRRHSKDSENQQPTSPPPFFA